In a genomic window of Melanotaenia boesemani isolate fMelBoe1 chromosome 1, fMelBoe1.pri, whole genome shotgun sequence:
- the LOC121646455 gene encoding trans-1,2-dihydrobenzene-1,2-diol dehydrogenase-like encodes MATRWGICSAGKISHDFTVALKTLSPGDHQVVAVAARKLEDAQEFARNHSISQAYGSYEELARDPDIDVVYVGVIHPYHLKACLLFTNAKKNVLCEKPLAMNTKEVKEILDSAKRNDVFLMEAVWTRFFPVSVEIRRLLAQGELGEVKMVRSEFGVPLMHVSRAVQKELGGGALLDLGIYCLQVIFMVYNGEKPESIQATGVCLDSGVDETVTVTLKFSKNRMAVLTCSSGVQLPNDVIISGTKGTIKVPSPMWCPTSLVVNGKETQYPVPEPYLPLNFINSTGMRYEAEEVRQCLLKGLKESAVMSHTDSLLLAEVEDEIRRQIGVVYSQDCL; translated from the exons ATGGCAACCAGGTGGGGGATTTGCAGCGCGGGGAAGATCAGTCATGATTTCACTGTGGCTCTGAAAACTCTTTCTCCTGGAGACCATCAG GTTGTGGCTGTGGCTGCTCGCAAGTTGGAGGATGCTCAGGAGTTTGCCAGAAACCACAGCATCTCTCAAGCATATGGTAGCTATGAGGAGCTGGCCAGAGACCCAGACATAG ATGTGGTGTATGTTGGGGTTATCCACCCGTACCATCTGAAGGCCTGTCTACTTTTTACGAATGCCAAGAAGAACGTGCTGTGTGAGAAGCCGCTGGCCATGAACACCAAGGAGGTGAAAGAGATCCTGGACTCTGCCAAGAGGAATGACGTCTTTCTCATGGAG GCTGTCTGGACTCGCTTCTTCCCCGTCTCTGTGGAGATCAGACGGCTGCTGGCTCAGGGAGAGCTGGGGGAGGTGAAGATGGTCAGATCAGAGTTCGGTGTGCCGCTGATGCACGTATCGAGAGCAGTGCAGAAGGAACTGGGCGGAGGAGCATTACTGGATCTTGGCATTTACTGCCTGCAGGTCATATTCATGGTGTACAACGGAGAGAAGCCAGAGAGCATCCAAGCCACTGGAGTCTGCCTGGACTCTG GAGTGGATGAGACTGTGACTGTGACTCTGAAGTTCTCTAAGAACAGGATGGCAGTGTTGACTTGCTCATCGGGGGTACAGCTACCCAACGATGTCATTATTTCAGGAACAAAGGGCACAATCAAG GTTCCAAGCCCTATGTGGTGTCCCACATCACTAGTGGTGAACGGGAAGGAGACCCAGTACCCAGTGCCAGAACCTTATTTGCCTCTCAACTTTATTAACAGCACAGGGATGCGATACGAAGCAGAGGAGGTCCGACAGTGTTTACTCAAAG GGCTGAAGGAGAGTGCGGTGATGTCCCACACTGACTCTCTTCTGCTGGCTGAAGTGGAGGATGAGATTCGCAGGCAGATAGGAGTGGTGTACAGCCAGGACTGCCTGTAA
- the LOC121646377 gene encoding trans-1,2-dihydrobenzene-1,2-diol dehydrogenase-like, translated as MATRWGICSAGKISHDFTVALKTLPAEHHQIVAVAARKLEDAQEFAKKHSISRAYGSYEELAKDPDIDVVYVGVINPYHLKACLLFTNAKKNVLCEKPLAMNTKEVKEILDSAKRNDVFLMEAVWTRFFPVSVEIRRLLAQGELGEVKMVRSDFGMPLLDVPKLVEKELGGGALLSIGMYCLQLVFMVYDGEKPESIQATGVCLETGVDETGAVVLKFSRNRMAVFTFSSAVELPNDAVIVGTKGTVRFPGRMWCPTSFVVNGKETQYPLPEPYLPLNFINSTGMRYEAEEVRQCLLKGLKESAVMSHADSLLLAEVEDEIRRQMGVVYSQDCL; from the exons ATGGCGACCAGGTGGGGAATCTGCAGCGCTGGGAAGATCAGTCATGACTTCACTGTGGCTTTGAAAACTCTTCCTGCCGAACACCACCAG ATTGTGGCCGTGGCCGCTCGTAAGTTGGAGGATGCTCAGGAGTTTGCCAAAAAGCACAGCATCTCCCGAGCATACGGCAGCTATGAGGAGCTGGCCAAAGACCCTGATATAG ATGTGGTGTATGTTGGGGTTATCAACCCGTACCATCTGAAGGCCTGTCTGCTTTTTACGAATGCCAAGAAGAACGTGCTGTGTGAGAAGCCGCTGGCCATGAACACCAAGGAGGTGAAAGAGATCCTGGACTCTGCCAAGAGGAATGACGTCTTCCTCATGGAG GCTGTCTGGACTCGCTTCTTCCCAGTCTCTGTGGAGATCAGACGGCTGCTGGCTCAGGGGGAGCTGGGGGAGGTGAAGATGGTCAGATCAGACTTTGGTATGCCCCTGTTAGATGTACCGAAACTAGTGGAGAAGGAGCTGGGTGGAGGAGCATTACTAAGTATCGGCATGTACTGCCTGCAGCTGGTATTCATGGTGTACGATGGAGAGAAGCCAGAGAGCATCCAAGCCACCGGGGTTTGTCTAGAAACAG GCGTGGATGAGACCGGTGCTGTTGTTCTTAAGTTCTCCAGGAACAGAATGGcggtttttactttttcttcagCTGTGGAGCTGCCCAACGATGCCGTTATTGTGGGAACGAAGGGAACTGTCAGG tTCCCTGGCCGGATGTGGTGTCCCACATCATTTGTGGTAAATGGGAAGGAGACCCAGTACCCACTACCAGAACCATATTTGCCTCTTAACTTCATTAACAGCACAGGGATGCGTTATGAAGCAGAGGAAGTCCGACAGTGTTTACTCAAGG GGCTGAAGGAGAGTGCGGTGATGTCCCACGCCGACTCTCTTCTGCTGGCTGAGGTGGAGGATGAGATTCGCAGACAGATGGGGGTGGTGTACAGCCAGGACTGCCTGTAA
- the LOC121646519 gene encoding trans-1,2-dihydrobenzene-1,2-diol dehydrogenase-like, with protein sequence MATRWGICSAGKISHDFIVALKTLPAEEHQVVAVAARKLEDAQELARKHNIPRGYGSYEELAKDPDMDVVYVGVIHPYHLKACLLLTNAKKNVLCEKPLAMNTKEVKEILDSAKRNDVFLMEAVWTRFFPVSVEIRRLLVQGELGEVKLVRSDFGVPVTHVPRLVEKELGGGALLSIGMYCLQLVFMVYNGEKPESIQATGVCLETGVDETVVVTLKFSKNRLAVFTYSSSIQLPNDAIIVGTNGTVRIPPRMWCPTSLVVNGKETQYPVPEPCFSLNFSNSTGMRYEAEEVRQCLSKGLKESAVMSHADSLLLAEVEDEIRRQLGVVYIQDGQ encoded by the exons ATGGCAACCAGGTGGGGAATCTGCAGCGCGGGGAAGATCAGTCATGACTTTATTGTGGCTCTTAAAACTCTTCCTGCTGAAGAGCACCAG GTTGTGGCTGTGGCTGCTCGCAAGTTGGAGGATGCTCAGGAGTTAGCCAGAAAGCACAACATTCCCCGAGGATACGGCAGCTACGAAGAGCTGGCCAAAGACCCTGACATGG ATGTGGTGTATGTTGGGGTTATCCACCCGTACCATCTGAAGGCCTGTCTGCTTCTTACGAATGCCAAGAAGAACGTGCTGTGCGAGAAGCCGCTGGCCATGAACACCAAGGAGGTGAAAGAGATCCTGGACTCTGCCAAGAGGAATGACGTCTTTCTCATGGAG GCTGTCTGGACTCGATTTTTCCCAGTCTCTGTGGAGATCAGACGGCTGCTGGTTCAGGGGGAGCTGGGTGAAGTAAAGTTGGTCAGATCAGACTTTGGTGTACCGGTGACACATGTACCAAGATTAGTGGAGAAGGAGCTGGGTGGTGGAGCATTACTAAGTATCGGCATGTACTGCTTGCAGCTGGTATTCATGGTGTACAATGGAGAGAAGCCAGAGAGCATCCAAGCCACTGGGGTTTGTCTAGAAACAG gaGTGGATGAGACTGTGGTTGTCACTCTGAAGTTCTCCAAGAACAGACTAGCAGTGTTTACTTACTCTTCAAGTATACAGCTGCCAAACGATGCCATTATTGTGGGAACAAATGGCACAGTCAGG ATCCCACCGCGGATGTGGTGCCCCACATCATTAGTGGTGAATGGGAAGGAGACCCAGTATCCAGTGCCAGAACCCTGTTTTTCTCTCAACTTCAGTAACAGCACAGGAATGCGTTATGAAGCAGAGGAGGTCCGACAGTGTCTAAGCAAAG GGCTGAAGGAGAGTGCAGTCATGTCCCACGCTGACTCGCTTCTGCTGGCTGAGGTGGAAGACGAGATCCGCAGGCAGTTGGGGGTGGTGTACATTCAGGATGGCCAGTAA